TGACATCAATTACCACGGCAACCACGATCAGGATGGATGTGCCTCCAATAACGAGGTTTGCACTTCCCGTAAACTGCTGAATAATGAGCGGGAGCACGGCCAAGAGCGCCAGGAAGAGAGCGCCAGCAAACAACACGCGATTTACCACCCATCCCAAATACATAGCCGTAGATTGCCCCGGGCGAATGCCAGGAATGAAAGCGCCACTCTTTTGAAGGTTCTCCGCTACACGATCAGGATGGAAAATCACCGAGGTATAGAAGTAGGTGAAAGCAAACACGAGCACAAAGTACAGCGCGCCGTAGACGGTTTGATTATTCACGACTTGTAACAGCCATGTTGCCGTGTCCTTCACCCACTCGGTGCGCGCATTCACCAGAAACTGTCCCACCGTTGTAGGGAGAAGCAGAATAGAGATTGCAAAAATAATTGGGATCACGCCCGCCATATTGAGCCGCAGCGGCAAATGGCTCGTGGCGGCACCAAGCAAGCGCGACCCACGGATCTGTCGCGCATGCTGGATAGGAATATTGCGTTGAGCCTCCTGCATCACCACGACGGCGTAGATCGTGACAAGCACCATGAGCACAAACAGGATCAGTGTGATCAAGCTGTCTTTGGTGTACACACTGAATGTCTGTTGAAGAAACGAGGGAAGCCCGGCGATAATTCCGGCAAAGATGATAATAGACGTGCCATTGCCTATCCGATATTCAGAAATAAGCTCCCCAAGCCACATCAGGAACACAGTCCCGGCAACCATAGAAAGGAGTGCTAATGCCATCGTCCAGCCCGACAGACTTGCGACAAGCGCTGGAGCCTGTTGCGACAGGAGTGCTGTGAGTCCGTACGCCTGGATAAAGGCAAGCGGCACGGTGGCCAGACGCGTCCACTGCATAATGCGCTGGCGTCCACGCTCTTCCTTTTGCATTTCTTCAAGAGACGGCACGACCATTCCGAGAAGCTGGAAGATGATAGACGAGGTGATGTAGGGAGCGACGCCGAGCGCGACAAGGGAAAAGTTGTCAAGGGTGCCGCCCGAAAAGATGTTCAAAAGCCCGAAGAATTGATTCCCTTCGAGTACTTGTGAAATATCGCTCGCGTTCATGCCGGGCACCGGCACGTGCGCGACAAACCGAAACAATACCAACATGCCTCCCACTGCAAGCAGACTCCGGCGGAGAGCAGGGATCCGAATGACCTGGGTGAGCTTTGACATAAGACGTTAAACGACTTGGCCGCCCGCGGCTTGTATTTTTTCGCGCGCGCTCGCGGAAACCGAACACCCTTTGACCGTGAGGGCTTTCCCAAGTGCTCCCGTGGCAAGAATTTTGACATTCACAGCATTCGCGGGCACAAGTCCTTTTTCCTTGAGCACTTTTGGCGTCACCATCGCCCCTTCTTGAAATACTTGGGCAAGCTTCGTGAAGTTGACGACAGACGGTTTGGGAGTGAGGCTTCGGAATCCGCGCACTTTCGGCGTCGCCAAAATAATGTGGCGCATACCGAGACGCTTAGTACCGCTTACGCCTGAGCGCGCCGTTTGTCCCTTCCCTCCGCGGCCAGAGTACGTCCCCTTAGAGCCAAGACCACGTCCAACGCGCTTTTTTCCTTTCCGCGCTCCTTTGGCGGGACGAAGGGTATGTAGTTGCAGAGCCATATTATTTGGTCTGTGTTTTCAATTGTCGCAGTCCGACAAGCGTCGCACGCGCAATATTCAATTTGTTGCCAGACCCCATGATTTTACTCACCGCATTTGGGACACCGGCCATTTCCAACACGACCCGGACCGCACCGCCGGCTTTCAGTCCTGTTCCGGCTGGCGCGGGTTTCAAGAGCACAACCGCTGCGCGATATTTCGCCGACACCGCATGAGGGAACGTTCCTTCCTTAAGCGGGATCGTAAACACGTTGCGCTTCGCTTGACGATAGGCCTTTTCTACCGACATGGCCACATCCGCTCCTTTTGCTACCCCGACACCGACACGGCCCTTTTTATCGCCAATCACCAGCGTGGCGCGGAAACGCATGCGCTTTCCGCCAGCGGTCACGCGCGTCACGCGCGAGAGATCTAAAATCTTTTGATCAAATTCACGCTGTTCGCGTTCACGTCGGGCACCGCCTGGACCACGACGGCCTCCTCGCCCGCCCCCGGCCCCGCCGCGTCCCGGCATACCTCGGCCGCGACGTTCTCCGTGCGGCTTTGTGTCTGTTCCTTTTTGTTCTTGTGTCGTCGGTTCCATATTAGAATTTGATTCCTCCGGCGCGCACGGCATCCGCCAGAGCCTTCACGCGTCCATGATAACGATATGCGCCGCGGTCAAACACCGCCGTCGTAATCCCCTTTGCAAGGGCGAGCTTCCCTAGTTCTTCTCCAACCCATACCGCACGTTGGGTTTTTGTCTTTTTGTCCGTGTGCTTTCGGTCAGAAGCCGCACACAGGGTCTTTCCCGTGTCGTCATTAATCAGCTGCGCTTCAATATATTTAAGCGAACGGAACACGCACAGACGCGGGTGTACCGCTGTACCATGCATGGCGGACCGTGTGCGACGCTGCCTAAGCGTGTGGTGCTTTTGCTTCAAAAGTGTAAGACGGCGTGTAGTCATATTATTCGGCTGATTTGGCGGCCTTGCCCGCTTTACGACGGATCACTTCGTCCGTATATTTCATCCCCTTTCCTTTGTACGGTTCCGGTTTTTTGAGCGAGCGGAGATATGCCGTAAATTGGCCCACTTGTTCCTTGTCGGCTCCCGTTACCGTAATGATACCCTTTTCAACCGTCACGGTTAGACCTTCCGGGATCGGCACATCCACATCGTGTGAAAAACCAAGCGACAGCTGGATCTTTTTTCCCATCAGGGCCGCTTTGAATCCCACGCCAATCAACTCAAGTGACTTCGTGTATCCCGTACTGACGCCTGTCACCATGTTGCCGAGAAGCGCGCGGGTCGTCCCCCACAGCGGTGAAAGCTCGTGCGTGTCACCGTTCACCTCGACCACCAGTGCCTTCCCATTCCCCTCCTCTCCGATTTTCGGCAACATGGAAGCATGAACGTTTCGTGTAAGCGTTCCTTTGGGCCCCTTCACCGTCACGTGTGTGCCATCAATCATGACCTCAACACCGGCAGGAAGGAGAATCGGTTTTTTTCCAACACGTGACATATTAGAAGATTTCACAAATCACTTCACCGCCCAAACGACGGGAGCGCGCTTCTTTATTCGTCATGATACCGCTTGAGGTAGAAACAATCGCAAAGCCAAACCCGGAAAGGACTCGTGGAAGTTCCGTTGCCTTGCGATACACGCGTGATCCAGGCGTGCTCACGCGGCGCAGAGACCGCAATCGCGGTTCCCCATCTTCGTATGCAAGCGTAAGAACAATCGAGCGTCCGATGCCTTCTCCCACGACGTCCGCTTTCTTCACAAACCCTTCGGCGGCAAGAATTTTGGCAATTGCCCACTTCACATTGGAGTAGGGAACCGCCACCTCGGTTTTGTGAACCGCCGAGGCGTTGCGCAAGCGCGTCAACATGTCTGAAATTGGGTCGGTGATCATATTTACCAGCTCGATTTTTTGAGGCCCGGGATCATTCCCGTGTTCGCTAATTCACGGAAGCAAATACGGCACAGGCGGAAGTCGCGCATGAATCCGCGAATACGTCCGCACCGCCAGCAACGGTGAATCTTGCGTGTGGAGAACTTGGGTTTTTTGTTCGCTTTCGCGACACGTGCTTTCGTAGCCATAGATTAGGTGCGTTGGAAGGGGAATCCGAGAGCGCGCAAGAGTTTGACGCCCGCGTCATGCGTCTGCGCATCCGTCGTAATCGTGACTTGCAGGCCGTGCAGACTTTCAATCTCGTCAGACTTAATTTCCGGAAAAGCCGTGTGCTCGCGGAATCCGTACGAGAAGTTGCCGTGCGCATCCACACAGGAAAGCGGGATACCGCGGAAATCACGCACGCGGGGGAACGTCACCTCAACCAACTTATCCAGAAAATCCCACATCCGGCCGCCGCGAAGCGTTACCACCATCCCTACCACCATCCCCTCGCGGATTTTGAATCCAGCAATGGATTGGCGCGCAAGTGTTTTCACCGGCTTCTGTCCCGTCACGCGAAGAAGGGTCTGCTCCACCACCTCCGCGATTTTCGAATCCTTACCGCTCTTTGCGTTGAGCCCCACATTCACCGTCACCTTTGAAACAGACGGCACTTGGTGTGTATTCGAAAGCGCGAGCTCTTTTTGGAGCGCAGACTTCACCGTCTTCGTATAGAGTTCTTTCAGGCGTGTCATATTACGCAACATCTTGTGTTTTTCCGGCTTTCCGCAGAACGCGCACCTTCACCGGTTTTCCGTCTTTTTGGATAAAACGGTAGCCCACACGGACCCCCTCGCCCTTAAGTTGGAGAGCGGAGAGCGCGAGCGGGGCGGGGAATTCGACAATTTGGCCGCGTACGCCTTTGCGATTGCGCAGGTGACGCTTGCGGATGTTAATGCCTTCCACCACCGCACGACCAAGCTTGGGAAAGACTTGCAAAATCTTTCCTTCCTTCCCCTTATCTTTGCCGCTTCGTACGCGGACCATGTCGCCCGTTTTCAGTTTCATATTAGAGAACTTCGGGAGCAAGAGAAAGAATTTTCGTAAACCCGCCAGCGCGGAGTTCGCGGGCCACGGGGCCGAAAATGCGCGTACCCTTTGGCTCCTTTGTCTTTTTATCGACAACCACCGCCGCATTTTCATCAAAGCGAATATAGGTCCCGTCCGGACGGCGCACTTCTTTGCGTGAACGCACCAGCACGGCGTGCACGACATCGCTTTTCTTTACGAGTCCACGCGGAGCGGCATCTTTTACCACACACGTCATGATCTCCCCCAAACGGCTGTAATGTTTTTTGTACCCGCCAAGAACACGAATCACTTGCAATCTCTTGGCTCCGGAATTGTCTGCCACGGCAAGCATGGCGCGATGTTGAACCATATTAGGATTTCGTCACTTTTTCCACAACGCGCCAGCGCTTCGTACGCGACATGGGCCGACACGTTTCAAAGAGCACCACATCCCCCACGGCAAAGACACCCGCTTCGTTGTGAACAGCGTAGCGTTTCTGACGCTTCATGCGCTTGCCATACTTGGGATGCACAAGTGTGCGTTCCACCACAACAATAAGCGTCTTGGCAGGAGCTACCGAAGCTACTGTACCGGTCATGCGGCGTGTGATTGGGGAAGAGTTGGTCATACGTTATGGGTGCGAAGAGCTGTTTCCAGTTGCGCAATCTCCTTTTTAAGCGCGCGCATTTCGCGCACGTCTTTGCGCTGTCCGACCGCGCATTCATAGCGCATCGCGGCATGCGCGTTGCGCGCACGGGCGATATGCTCCATGATCTCGGTTTTGGATTGTGGGATAGTGAGCTTTTTCATACGTTACGCGCGAAGCGTTTTCGTCACCACCCGAGCGGTGAGAGGCAGTTTATACGCGGCAAGCGACAGCGCTTGGCGCGCCACCTCTTCCGTGATGCCGTCCATCTCAAACAGAATAGTGCCTGGGCGCACAATCACCACAAAGTGGTCCACAGCTCCCTTCCCTTTTCCCATCGGCATTTCCGAACCTTTTGTGGTAATAGGATGATCGGGAAACACGCGGATCCACACCTTACCTCCGCGTTTGATAGAGCGTGTCATGGCGCGGCGGGCTGCTTCAATCTGGCGCGAGGTCACAAAGGATTCGCTGGTTGCCTTAAGACCGAAGGAACCAAAAGCCAGACGCGTCTTTTGTGAAGCCATGCGCTTCCCAAGACCGCGTCCTTTCTGCCACTTTCGATGTTTGACTTTCTTTGGCATCAACATACTTAGGTGGTTTTCTCTTCGGGTTTCCGATCAAAGACTTCCCCACGATAAATCCACACACGCACCCCGATCGTTCCAAAAATGGTAAAGGCGGGCACGTGGGCAAAATCAATATCGGCGCGGAGATTCTGCAGAGGCACTTTTCCGCTTGTAAGTTTTTCGCGGCGCGCAATTTCCGCACCATTCAACCGGCCCGACACAATAATCTTGACTCCTTCGGCGCCGGCTTTCATGACACGATCAATGGCTCCCTTCATGCACGTGCGAAACGGCATGCGGCGTTCAAGTTCGGTGGCAATCTGCTGCCCCACGATACGCGCAGAAAGCATGGGACGAGTAACTTCCTTCACGTTCAGCGCAAGGTGTATGCGTTTGCCGGGAAAGAGGGCGCGCATAAGCTTCTTGCGCAGATCCTCGATACCTGCTCCCGCACGACCAATAATAAACCCGGGTTTCGCGGCCACAATCGTGACATGGATCTGTTGAAGAGAGCGTTCAATCCGAATGTGATCTACCCCAGCCTCTTTCAAGTTCTTTTCCAAGAACGCGCGAATGTTATGATCTTCCTGCAAAAGGCGCGGGAATTCTTTTTTCGAAAACCACAAGGAGTCCCATGTGCGAATCGTGGAGAGGCGGAAAGCTTTTGGATGAACTTTTGTTCCCATAGGATTTAGTGTTTTGCAGGGCGTTCGCCAAGCACAAGAGTAATGTGACTTGTACGCTTGCGGATTGGTGCCGCCCGACCTTGCGCCCGTGGGCGGTAGCGGTATAACACCGGGCCGCCGTCTACACGCAAAGAGATAATCGAAAGCCCCTCGCCAGAATGCTGAAAGTTGTTCTTTGCATTGGCCACTGCCGAACGCAAGAGCTTCAGCACAACGGAAGCTGCCGCTTTGTTGAGAAGCTGGAGCTGACGATCCGCGCGCGCAGTGTTCATGCCCCGCACAAGCCCCGTCACAAGACGGACCTTTCGCGGAGACATGCGTACGCTGTTGGCTTTTGCAAAAAATTCCATATTATTTCTTTGGAGAAGCGGCAGGGGCCGGCGCGGCGGCAGCTGCAGCGCCCTCTGCTCCCTCTTCGATCGCCTTCTGCATCTTTCCTCCGTGGCGCACGAACTTACGTGTCGGAGAAAACTCCCCCAACCGGTGTCCCACCATATTCTCCACGACCCGCACAGGAATATGGTCTTTGCCGTTGTGCACACCAATCGTGAAACCAACCATTTCAGGCGTTACCATACTTGCTCGCGACCATGTCTTTATCACCGTTTTATCGCCGGGTTTCAATGCCTGAACACGCGCAAGCAGTTTTGCGTCTACAAAGGGTCCTTTTTTAAGCGATCGTGACATAGTTAGCGCTTTGCCGTTTTACGGCGAGACAAGATAAAGATATCTGAGGACTTTTTCCGACGCGTCTTCACACCCAATGCCGGTTTGCCCGTTGGGGTCTTTGGATGTTTCAGACCAATGGAGTTGCGGCCTTCTCCTCCTCCGTGTGGGTGATCAACCGGGTTCATGGCTTTTCCACGCACCGTCGGACGGATGCCGCGGTGGCGCATGCGCCCTGCCTTT
This genomic stretch from Candidatus Uhrbacteria bacterium harbors:
- the secY gene encoding preprotein translocase subunit SecY, translated to MSKLTQVIRIPALRRSLLAVGGMLVLFRFVAHVPVPGMNASDISQVLEGNQFFGLLNIFSGGTLDNFSLVALGVAPYITSSIIFQLLGMVVPSLEEMQKEERGRQRIMQWTRLATVPLAFIQAYGLTALLSQQAPALVASLSGWTMALALLSMVAGTVFLMWLGELISEYRIGNGTSIIIFAGIIAGLPSFLQQTFSVYTKDSLITLILFVLMVLVTIYAVVVMQEAQRNIPIQHARQIRGSRLLGAATSHLPLRLNMAGVIPIIFAISILLLPTTVGQFLVNARTEWVKDTATWLLQVVNNQTVYGALYFVLVFAFTYFYTSVIFHPDRVAENLQKSGAFIPGIRPGQSTAMYLGWVVNRVLFAGALFLALLAVLPLIIQQFTGSANLVIGGTSILIVVAVVIDVIKQVDSQLTLHAYDV
- the rplO gene encoding 50S ribosomal protein L15, producing MALQLHTLRPAKGARKGKKRVGRGLGSKGTYSGRGGKGQTARSGVSGTKRLGMRHIILATPKVRGFRSLTPKPSVVNFTKLAQVFQEGAMVTPKVLKEKGLVPANAVNVKILATGALGKALTVKGCSVSASAREKIQAAGGQVV
- the rpsE gene encoding 30S ribosomal protein S5, with the protein product MPGRGGAGGGRGGRRGPGGARREREQREFDQKILDLSRVTRVTAGGKRMRFRATLVIGDKKGRVGVGVAKGADVAMSVEKAYRQAKRNVFTIPLKEGTFPHAVSAKYRAAVVLLKPAPAGTGLKAGGAVRVVLEMAGVPNAVSKIMGSGNKLNIARATLVGLRQLKTQTK
- a CDS encoding 50S ribosomal protein L18; this translates as MTTRRLTLLKQKHHTLRQRRTRSAMHGTAVHPRLCVFRSLKYIEAQLINDDTGKTLCAASDRKHTDKKTKTQRAVWVGEELGKLALAKGITTAVFDRGAYRYHGRVKALADAVRAGGIKF
- the rplF gene encoding 50S ribosomal protein L6, producing the protein MSRVGKKPILLPAGVEVMIDGTHVTVKGPKGTLTRNVHASMLPKIGEEGNGKALVVEVNGDTHELSPLWGTTRALLGNMVTGVSTGYTKSLELIGVGFKAALMGKKIQLSLGFSHDVDVPIPEGLTVTVEKGIITVTGADKEQVGQFTAYLRSLKKPEPYKGKGMKYTDEVIRRKAGKAAKSAE
- the rpsH gene encoding 30S ribosomal protein S8 yields the protein MITDPISDMLTRLRNASAVHKTEVAVPYSNVKWAIAKILAAEGFVKKADVVGEGIGRSIVLTLAYEDGEPRLRSLRRVSTPGSRVYRKATELPRVLSGFGFAIVSTSSGIMTNKEARSRRLGGEVICEIF
- a CDS encoding type Z 30S ribosomal protein S14 gives rise to the protein MATKARVAKANKKPKFSTRKIHRCWRCGRIRGFMRDFRLCRICFRELANTGMIPGLKKSSW
- the rplE gene encoding 50S ribosomal protein L5, giving the protein MTRLKELYTKTVKSALQKELALSNTHQVPSVSKVTVNVGLNAKSGKDSKIAEVVEQTLLRVTGQKPVKTLARQSIAGFKIREGMVVGMVVTLRGGRMWDFLDKLVEVTFPRVRDFRGIPLSCVDAHGNFSYGFREHTAFPEIKSDEIESLHGLQVTITTDAQTHDAGVKLLRALGFPFQRT
- the rplX gene encoding 50S ribosomal protein L24 — its product is MKLKTGDMVRVRSGKDKGKEGKILQVFPKLGRAVVEGINIRKRHLRNRKGVRGQIVEFPAPLALSALQLKGEGVRVGYRFIQKDGKPVKVRVLRKAGKTQDVA
- the rplN gene encoding 50S ribosomal protein L14, coding for MVQHRAMLAVADNSGAKRLQVIRVLGGYKKHYSRLGEIMTCVVKDAAPRGLVKKSDVVHAVLVRSRKEVRRPDGTYIRFDENAAVVVDKKTKEPKGTRIFGPVARELRAGGFTKILSLAPEVL
- the rpsQ gene encoding 30S ribosomal protein S17 — translated: MTGTVASVAPAKTLIVVVERTLVHPKYGKRMKRQKRYAVHNEAGVFAVGDVVLFETCRPMSRTKRWRVVEKVTKS
- the rpmC gene encoding 50S ribosomal protein L29; the encoded protein is MKKLTIPQSKTEIMEHIARARNAHAAMRYECAVGQRKDVREMRALKKEIAQLETALRTHNV
- the rplP gene encoding 50S ribosomal protein L16 produces the protein MLMPKKVKHRKWQKGRGLGKRMASQKTRLAFGSFGLKATSESFVTSRQIEAARRAMTRSIKRGGKVWIRVFPDHPITTKGSEMPMGKGKGAVDHFVVIVRPGTILFEMDGITEEVARQALSLAAYKLPLTARVVTKTLRA
- the rpsC gene encoding 30S ribosomal protein S3; the encoded protein is MGTKVHPKAFRLSTIRTWDSLWFSKKEFPRLLQEDHNIRAFLEKNLKEAGVDHIRIERSLQQIHVTIVAAKPGFIIGRAGAGIEDLRKKLMRALFPGKRIHLALNVKEVTRPMLSARIVGQQIATELERRMPFRTCMKGAIDRVMKAGAEGVKIIVSGRLNGAEIARREKLTSGKVPLQNLRADIDFAHVPAFTIFGTIGVRVWIYRGEVFDRKPEEKTT
- the rplV gene encoding 50S ribosomal protein L22, with amino-acid sequence MEFFAKANSVRMSPRKVRLVTGLVRGMNTARADRQLQLLNKAAASVVLKLLRSAVANAKNNFQHSGEGLSIISLRVDGGPVLYRYRPRAQGRAAPIRKRTSHITLVLGERPAKH
- the rpsS gene encoding 30S ribosomal protein S19; translated protein: MSRSLKKGPFVDAKLLARVQALKPGDKTVIKTWSRASMVTPEMVGFTIGVHNGKDHIPVRVVENMVGHRLGEFSPTRKFVRHGGKMQKAIEEGAEGAAAAAAPAPAASPKK